The following proteins come from a genomic window of Macadamia integrifolia cultivar HAES 741 chromosome 14, SCU_Mint_v3, whole genome shotgun sequence:
- the LOC122062109 gene encoding E3 ubiquitin-protein ligase SIRP1-like isoform X2: MGEALDTRYWCHMCSQIVNPVMEAEIKCPFCESGFVEEMDSSREHDSDSDPGSDRALSLWAPILLGMMGGGLRGRRRFRREEEDDSRQGESEPERDFESILRRRRSSTAILQLLQSLQAGIASESDSSESSRERDRDNERVILINPFNQAVILQGSFDMSQSDSRSHSTPGSLGDYFIGPGLDLLLQHLADNDPNRYGTPPAKKDAVEALPTVKIEESIQCSVCLEDFEIGAEAKEMPCKHRFHNGCILPWLELHSSCPVCRFQMPADESKLDSDASGNNRDNEVESGGGNSDHGSDRSGGEGSEGGNGNGRRFWVPIPWPFNGLFSLSGSQSDANASSQSSSSSTGGSQSASRTDDN, encoded by the coding sequence atGGGGGAAGCTCTGGATACAAGGTATTGGTGTCACATGTGCTCTCAAATTGTGAACCCTGTAATGGAAGCTGAGATCAAATGCCCATTCTGCGAAAGCGGCTTCGTGGAAGAAATGGACAGCAGTAGAGAGCACGATAGCGATTCTGATCCGGGTTCTGACCGAGCACTCTCACTTTGGGCTCCGATCTTGCTTGGAATGATGGGTGGTGGTCTGCGCGGGCGCCGAAGATtcagaagagaggaagaagatgacagTCGACAGGGAGAGTCGGAACCAGAGAGGGACTTTGAATCCATCCTCAGGAGGAGGAGAAGCTCAACTGCCATCCTCCAATTGCTTCAAAGCCTTCAAGCTGGGATCGCATCCGAATCCGATAGTTCAGAAAGCAGTAGGGAAAGAGATAGAGATAATGAGCGTGTTATCTTAATTAATCCTTTCAACCAGGCAGTAATTCTGCAGGGCTCCTTTGACATGAGCCAATCTGATAGCCGAAGTCATAGCACTCCCGGGTCTTTGGGTGACTACTTCATTGGAcctggtttggatctattgctGCAGCATTTGGCAGATAATGATCCCAATAGATATGGAACCCCACCAGCAAAGAAAGACGCAGTTGAAGCATTGCCTActgtgaaaattgaggagagcaTTCAGTGTTCGGTTTGCTTGGAGGATTTTGAAATAGGGGCAGAAGCTAAGGAGATGCCTTGTAAGCATAGATTTCATAATGGGTGTATTCTGCCTTGGCTGGAGCTTCATAGTTCTTGCCCGGTTTGTAGGTTTCAGATGCCGGCTGATGAATCCAAGCTTGATTCTGATGCATCCGGGAATAATAGGGATAACGAGGTGGAAAGCGGTGGTGGCAATAGTGACCACGGCAGTGATCGAAGTGGCGGAGAGGGAAGTGAAGGTGGAAATGGGAATGGGAGAAGGTTTTGGGTTCCCATTCCATGGCCTTTCAATGGATTGTTTTCTTTGTCAGGATCTCAGAGTGATGCTAATGCTTCCTCacaatcatcttcatcttccactGGGGGATCACAAAGTGCTTCTCGAACAGATGACAACTGA
- the LOC122062062 gene encoding pyruvate kinase, cytosolic isozyme-like, which yields MAVEVVMRPKTKIVCTLGPASRSIPMIEKLLHAGMNVARFNFSHGSHEYHQETLDNLQAAMANTGILCAVMLDTKGPEIRTGFLKDGKAIQLEKGQEITVSTDYSIKGDETMISMSYKKLAEDLNPGSVILCADGTITLTVLSCDKDKGLVRCRCENSSLLGERKNVNLPGVIVDLPTLTEKDKEDIMQWGIPNKIDMIALSFVRKGSDLVEVRKLLGEHAKSILLMSKVENQEGVANFDDILANSDAFMVARGDLGMEIPIEKIFLAQKAMIYKCNMQGKPVVTATQMLESMIKSPRPTRAEATDVANAVLDGTDCVMLSGETAAGAYPELAVRTMAKICIEAESSIDYGAVFKRAMEAAPVPMSPLESLASSAVRAANSTKATLILVLTRGGTTAKLVAKYRPSMPILSVVVPKIKTDSFDWSVSDEYPGRHSLIFRGLVPVLTAGSARASDAESTEEVLEFALKHAVAKGLCKVGDSVVALHRIESSSIIKIVTVK from the exons ATGGCGGTTGAAGTTGTGATGAGACCCAAGACTAAGATCGTCTGTACGTTGGGTCCTGCTTCTAGATCCATACCCATGATTGAAAAGCTTCTCCATGCCGGTATGAACGTTGCTCGATTCAACTTCTCACATGGATCTCACGAGTATCATCAGGAAACCCTAGATAATCTCCAGGCCGCCATGGCCAACACTGGGATTCTCTGTGCGGTTATGTTGGACACTAAG GGGCCAGAAATTCGTACTGGATTTTTGAAGGATGGAAAGGCCATCCAATTAGAGAAAGGCCAAGAGATCACTGTCTCCACAGACTATAGCATCAAGGGCGATGAGACCATGATCAGCATGAGTTACAAAAAATTAGCTGAGGATTTGAACCCAGGAAGTGTGATACTGTGTGCCGATGGTACAATCACACTCACTGTCCTGTCTTGTGACAAGGATAAGGGTTTGGTTCGATGCCGCTGTGagaattcttctcttcttggtgAGAGGAAAAATGTAAATCTTCCAGGGGTTATTGTGGACCTCCCTACACTAACTGAGAAAGATAAAGAGGACATAATGCAGTGGGGGATTCCAAATAAGATTGACATGATTGCCTTATCCTTCGTTCGCAAGGGTTCAGACCTTGTGGAGGTTCGAAAGCTACTGGGCGAGCATGCAAAGTCCATCCTTCTCATGTCAAAG gttgaaaatcaagaaggggTGGCTAATTTTGATGATATACTGGCTAACTCAGATGCTTTTATGGTGGCAAGAGGTGATCTTGGAATGGAAATTCCTATTGAAAAGATATTCTTAGCCCAAAAGGCGATGATCTACAAATGCAACATGCAAGGGAAGCCTGTGGTTACTGCAACTCAAATGTTGGAGTCCATGATCAAGTCTCCAAGGCCTACAAGAGCTGAAGCCACTGATGTTGCTAATGCAGTGCTTGATGGCACAGATTGTGTTATGCTCAGCGGGGAAACAGCAGCTGGGGCTTATCCTGAACTTGCTGTGCGGACCATGGCCAAGATTTGCATAGAAGCTGAGTCCTCCATTGATTATGGAGCGGTGTTCAAACGGGCTATGGAAGCTGCACCAGTGCCCATGAGCCCATTGGAGAGCTTGGCATCTTCAGCAGTGAGGGCAGCCAACTCTACAAAAGCAACTCTGATTTTGGTTCTAACCAGAGGAGGCACCACTGCAAAGCTGGTGGCCAAGTACAGGCCTTCAATGCCAATATTATCCGTGGTGGTTCCTAAGATAAAAACAGATTCTTTTGATTGGTCTGTCAGCGATGAATATCCAGGAAGGCATAGCCTTATTTTCCGAGGGTTGGTGCCTGTTTTGACTGCAGGGTCTGCAAGGGCATCTGATGCAGAATCGACAGAGGAAGTACTGGAGTTTGCCCTTAAACATGCAGTGGCAAAGGGACTATGCAAGGTTGGTGATTCGGTAGTTGCATTGCACCGAATTGAGTCTTCTTCCATAATCAAGATTGTAACTGTGAAGTGA
- the LOC122062109 gene encoding E3 ubiquitin-protein ligase SIRP1-like isoform X1, whose product MKDINIFAEEEREVEMGEALDTRYWCHMCSQIVNPVMEAEIKCPFCESGFVEEMDSSREHDSDSDPGSDRALSLWAPILLGMMGGGLRGRRRFRREEEDDSRQGESEPERDFESILRRRRSSTAILQLLQSLQAGIASESDSSESSRERDRDNERVILINPFNQAVILQGSFDMSQSDSRSHSTPGSLGDYFIGPGLDLLLQHLADNDPNRYGTPPAKKDAVEALPTVKIEESIQCSVCLEDFEIGAEAKEMPCKHRFHNGCILPWLELHSSCPVCRFQMPADESKLDSDASGNNRDNEVESGGGNSDHGSDRSGGEGSEGGNGNGRRFWVPIPWPFNGLFSLSGSQSDANASSQSSSSSTGGSQSASRTDDN is encoded by the exons ATGAAGGATATCAATATCt TtgcagaggaagagagagaggtagagatGGGGGAAGCTCTGGATACAAGGTATTGGTGTCACATGTGCTCTCAAATTGTGAACCCTGTAATGGAAGCTGAGATCAAATGCCCATTCTGCGAAAGCGGCTTCGTGGAAGAAATGGACAGCAGTAGAGAGCACGATAGCGATTCTGATCCGGGTTCTGACCGAGCACTCTCACTTTGGGCTCCGATCTTGCTTGGAATGATGGGTGGTGGTCTGCGCGGGCGCCGAAGATtcagaagagaggaagaagatgacagTCGACAGGGAGAGTCGGAACCAGAGAGGGACTTTGAATCCATCCTCAGGAGGAGGAGAAGCTCAACTGCCATCCTCCAATTGCTTCAAAGCCTTCAAGCTGGGATCGCATCCGAATCCGATAGTTCAGAAAGCAGTAGGGAAAGAGATAGAGATAATGAGCGTGTTATCTTAATTAATCCTTTCAACCAGGCAGTAATTCTGCAGGGCTCCTTTGACATGAGCCAATCTGATAGCCGAAGTCATAGCACTCCCGGGTCTTTGGGTGACTACTTCATTGGAcctggtttggatctattgctGCAGCATTTGGCAGATAATGATCCCAATAGATATGGAACCCCACCAGCAAAGAAAGACGCAGTTGAAGCATTGCCTActgtgaaaattgaggagagcaTTCAGTGTTCGGTTTGCTTGGAGGATTTTGAAATAGGGGCAGAAGCTAAGGAGATGCCTTGTAAGCATAGATTTCATAATGGGTGTATTCTGCCTTGGCTGGAGCTTCATAGTTCTTGCCCGGTTTGTAGGTTTCAGATGCCGGCTGATGAATCCAAGCTTGATTCTGATGCATCCGGGAATAATAGGGATAACGAGGTGGAAAGCGGTGGTGGCAATAGTGACCACGGCAGTGATCGAAGTGGCGGAGAGGGAAGTGAAGGTGGAAATGGGAATGGGAGAAGGTTTTGGGTTCCCATTCCATGGCCTTTCAATGGATTGTTTTCTTTGTCAGGATCTCAGAGTGATGCTAATGCTTCCTCacaatcatcttcatcttccactGGGGGATCACAAAGTGCTTCTCGAACAGATGACAACTGA